In a single window of the Flavivirga spongiicola genome:
- a CDS encoding SusC/RagA family TonB-linked outer membrane protein codes for MKTKFSGMLTLLLAFAVQLTFAQEKTISGTVSDDSGLPLPGATVLVKGTSSGTSSDFDGKYSIRANQGATIVFSFVGYTTIEVPVGASNTINVTLQEDAEALEEVVVVGYGTSTKKSFTGTAATISSENLEAKTFPNVSQMLTGEAAGITVVNTSGQPGNVSTVRIRGYGSVNGNREPLYVVDGVPLTVPRLRNSAVNDDNLEADFNNTISPLNSINPQDIESTTVLKDAAATAIYGSRGANGVILITTKKGRSGESSIEVDFKTGITTQLIPRYDVVTSPEEYIGYAWEGIFNRGIGEGEADPAAYANANLFTSSYINAAYNMWDVANVGELIDPATRTVRPGVARRYSPQSFRDLSFQAAFRSEANLRMSGGNEKTKYFASAGYLDDKGYALNTGFKRQNTRLNVTSEVKKWLKVGSNMSYSFSESQNNGQTVGSENLFEFADKNPPIFPVFLRDDNGNLVPEPIFGGFQYDYGSASPLGRPRTSANLLNPVGSAIYDFLGSKRHDIIGNFSAEIIFSESLSFETKFGLQYSQDRQKSYSNPFYGSETSSGGTLFQRDNRDITKNFLQLLRYTRSFGEHNVNFLVAHESNDYERERNTVSKREAAIPGILDLTNFVVPQGSPTGFIEGASIESYFSQVNYNYKDTYFLSGSVRRDGSSRFVNNKWGTFGSVGASWIASNEDFLVNSDAISYLKVKASYGVIGDQAGIDFFQSSDTFNINNLNDGVSLSERLNGNPDLTWETSKMFQTGVEISFGKFIDLDVDYYIKNTENLFFNRRVGSSQGISSVTVNDGVLQNRGLEFSLTAHLIKTEDASLDFTFNGERVTNEITTMPLEPSTGLPRIIDTSALYYGYSQGSSIFDFFLREWAGVDPATGVGQWNQYFDDANSNGTLETGEELGVNLTQYLNDNPGANIQSQTTTSYSAATLKYVGKSSIPKLRGAFRLAGQYKNFNLSTQFTYSLGGYALDVQYSELMNDRFGAGANNFHRDIAQRWQQPGDITDVPRISDNFDANVGSSSTRWLIKSDYLALNNVQLGYSLPSKFLNNTGINKVHLSVSGDNLFVLTKRDGFNPSTTETGNTGRRLYAPLSTITFGARVKF; via the coding sequence ATGAAAACAAAGTTTAGTGGAATGCTAACGCTATTGCTAGCGTTTGCAGTGCAGCTTACGTTTGCACAAGAAAAGACAATTTCAGGTACAGTTTCAGATGATTCTGGCTTACCATTACCTGGAGCGACCGTCTTAGTTAAAGGTACTAGTTCTGGTACATCTTCAGATTTCGATGGTAAATATTCAATTAGAGCAAATCAAGGAGCAACAATTGTTTTTAGTTTCGTAGGGTATACAACTATAGAGGTCCCAGTAGGAGCTTCCAATACAATTAATGTCACTTTACAAGAAGATGCAGAAGCTTTAGAAGAAGTTGTGGTAGTTGGTTATGGTACTTCTACAAAGAAGTCATTTACAGGAACTGCAGCAACTATTAGCTCTGAAAATCTAGAAGCAAAAACGTTTCCTAATGTATCACAAATGCTTACTGGTGAAGCTGCAGGTATTACTGTTGTAAATACTTCTGGTCAACCTGGTAATGTATCTACAGTTCGTATTCGTGGATATGGTTCGGTTAATGGTAACAGAGAGCCTCTTTATGTAGTAGATGGTGTACCATTAACGGTACCACGTTTAAGAAATAGTGCTGTAAATGATGACAACCTAGAAGCTGATTTTAACAACACTATAAGTCCGTTAAACTCTATTAACCCACAAGATATAGAGAGTACTACTGTTCTGAAAGATGCAGCGGCAACTGCAATTTATGGTTCTCGTGGAGCCAACGGGGTGATTTTAATAACTACCAAGAAAGGTAGATCAGGAGAGTCATCAATAGAAGTAGATTTTAAAACTGGTATTACTACACAGTTAATCCCTAGATATGATGTCGTTACATCTCCGGAAGAGTATATTGGATATGCTTGGGAAGGTATATTCAACAGAGGTATAGGAGAGGGAGAAGCTGACCCTGCTGCCTATGCAAATGCAAACTTATTTACATCAAGTTACATCAATGCAGCCTATAATATGTGGGATGTGGCTAATGTAGGAGAACTGATAGATCCCGCAACCCGTACTGTAAGACCTGGTGTAGCAAGACGCTACTCACCGCAAAGTTTTAGAGATTTAAGTTTTCAAGCAGCTTTTAGATCAGAAGCTAATCTACGTATGAGTGGAGGAAACGAAAAAACTAAATACTTCGCATCTGCTGGTTACTTGGATGATAAAGGTTATGCTTTAAATACAGGATTCAAAAGACAAAATACACGTTTAAATGTAACGTCTGAAGTAAAGAAATGGTTAAAAGTGGGATCAAATATGAGTTACTCATTCTCTGAAAGCCAAAACAATGGTCAAACTGTTGGTTCTGAAAACCTTTTCGAATTTGCTGACAAAAACCCACCTATATTCCCAGTATTTTTGAGAGATGATAATGGGAACCTTGTTCCTGAACCAATATTTGGTGGTTTCCAATATGACTATGGTTCTGCTTCGCCTTTAGGAAGACCACGAACAAGTGCAAACTTATTAAACCCAGTAGGGTCTGCGATTTATGACTTCTTAGGAAGTAAACGTCATGATATTATTGGTAATTTCTCTGCAGAAATTATATTTAGTGAAAGTTTAAGTTTCGAAACTAAATTCGGTCTTCAATATTCACAAGACCGACAAAAGAGTTACAGCAATCCTTTTTATGGATCGGAAACAAGTTCTGGTGGAACATTATTCCAACGTGACAACCGAGATATTACAAAAAACTTTTTACAATTATTACGATACACTAGAAGTTTTGGTGAACACAATGTTAACTTCTTAGTAGCTCATGAAAGTAATGATTATGAACGAGAAAGAAATACGGTGTCAAAACGTGAGGCAGCAATTCCTGGAATACTTGACTTAACCAATTTTGTTGTTCCTCAAGGTTCTCCTACAGGATTCATAGAAGGAGCCTCTATTGAATCATATTTTTCTCAAGTGAATTATAATTACAAGGATACTTATTTCTTATCAGGTTCTGTGCGTCGTGACGGCTCATCTCGTTTCGTAAATAATAAATGGGGAACTTTTGGTTCTGTAGGAGCATCTTGGATAGCTAGTAATGAAGATTTTTTAGTTAACAGCGACGCCATATCATATTTAAAAGTAAAAGCATCTTACGGTGTCATTGGAGACCAAGCAGGTATCGATTTTTTCCAATCATCAGATACATTCAATATTAATAATTTAAATGATGGTGTTTCATTATCTGAAAGATTAAACGGAAATCCCGATTTAACATGGGAAACATCTAAAATGTTTCAAACTGGTGTAGAAATATCTTTTGGTAAATTCATTGATCTTGACGTAGATTACTACATTAAGAATACTGAAAACCTCTTTTTTAATAGAAGAGTTGGGTCGTCTCAGGGAATTTCTTCAGTAACGGTTAATGATGGGGTTTTACAAAACCGTGGTCTTGAATTTAGTTTAACCGCTCATCTTATAAAAACTGAAGACGCCTCTTTAGATTTTACATTTAACGGAGAGCGTGTAACTAATGAAATTACAACAATGCCGCTTGAGCCTTCTACAGGTCTGCCGAGAATTATTGATACTTCAGCACTTTACTATGGCTATTCTCAAGGGAGCTCCATATTTGATTTCTTCCTACGTGAATGGGCTGGTGTAGATCCTGCTACAGGAGTAGGCCAATGGAACCAATATTTTGATGATGCAAACAGTAATGGTACATTAGAAACAGGAGAAGAACTAGGTGTTAATCTAACGCAATATCTTAATGATAATCCTGGCGCAAATATTCAAAGCCAGACAACGACATCATACTCTGCTGCTACGCTTAAATATGTTGGTAAATCAAGTATTCCAAAACTTCGTGGTGCATTTAGGTTAGCTGGGCAATATAAAAACTTTAATTTATCTACTCAATTTACGTATAGTCTAGGTGGATACGCTTTAGATGTGCAATACTCTGAGTTAATGAATGATCGTTTCGGAGCAGGAGCAAATAACTTTCATAGAGATATCGCTCAAAGATGGCAACAACCTGGTGATATTACAGATGTTCCTCGTATTTCTGATAACTTTGATGCTAATGTAGGATCGTCATCAACAAGATGGTTAATTAAATCTGATTATCTAGCTCTAAATAATGTACAATTAGGTTATTCTTTACCTTCTAAGTTCCTTAATAATACGGGAATAAATAAAGTACACCTATCGGTATCTGGAGATAACTTATTTGTACTAACAAAAAGAGATGGGTTCAATCCTTCTACCACAGAAACTGGTAACACAGGAAGACGTTTGTATGCTCCTTTAAGCACAATAACTTTTGGGGCACGTGTTAAATTTTAA
- a CDS encoding RagB/SusD family nutrient uptake outer membrane protein, which produces MKNKFIISTLIAAFTVVLFSCEDDFLEKTPSEFFTQAQISEAAESDPGVIASTLSGIYSLMVQIETGGTTGDDDFGQKGNDIFGDMLCGDMALSVSTFGWYRASITEFQGTQDFTFGDNRQVWRYYYRVVRSANAAIAALGGNDAVPESDSGKHLLGQAKAIRAHSYFYLTQYFANNYNPSAEILPLYDDIDDLNGPKVATSEIYALMESDLRSAITLLDGFNRSAKNEINKPVAQGLLAYVLGSRRDSWAEVATLTKDVIDNGGFPLMTATEIVGGFDDVATPGWMWGIDLTLEIGLDLVSWWGQMDSFSFSYAWAGDFKAIDQALYDQIPENDARKEQFRDAAHPGRPLLPLNKFYHEGRVIGGQRNIETDYIYMRVAEMYLLHAEASARNGAEGDARTALKQLLDLRIPDSSYVDGLSGQALIDEIYLQTRIELWGEGKSYLAMKRNEATITRGSNHLSNVGVPIDHDDERLTFEIPELEIQNNPFIDSQNE; this is translated from the coding sequence ATGAAAAATAAATTTATAATTTCAACGTTAATCGCGGCTTTTACAGTTGTATTATTCAGCTGCGAAGATGACTTTTTAGAAAAAACGCCCTCTGAGTTTTTTACTCAAGCTCAAATATCTGAAGCTGCAGAAAGCGATCCAGGCGTAATTGCCTCAACTCTGAGTGGTATCTATTCTCTAATGGTACAAATTGAGACTGGTGGAACCACTGGTGATGATGACTTTGGTCAAAAGGGTAACGATATTTTTGGTGATATGCTCTGCGGTGATATGGCCTTATCTGTAAGTACATTTGGTTGGTACAGAGCTAGTATTACAGAATTCCAAGGTACACAAGATTTTACTTTTGGAGATAACAGACAAGTATGGAGGTATTACTATCGTGTTGTACGGTCTGCTAATGCAGCTATAGCGGCATTAGGTGGTAATGACGCTGTTCCGGAATCAGATAGTGGTAAACACCTTTTAGGTCAAGCAAAAGCGATTAGAGCGCACTCTTATTTTTATTTGACTCAATACTTTGCGAATAATTATAATCCTTCTGCTGAAATATTACCACTTTATGATGACATTGATGATTTAAATGGGCCAAAAGTAGCTACTAGCGAAATTTACGCTTTAATGGAAAGTGATTTAAGATCTGCTATTACATTACTCGACGGTTTTAATCGTTCTGCAAAAAACGAAATTAACAAACCTGTAGCTCAAGGGCTTTTAGCTTATGTATTAGGTTCTAGAAGAGACAGTTGGGCAGAAGTTGCCACATTAACTAAAGATGTTATCGATAATGGCGGTTTTCCTTTAATGACAGCTACAGAAATAGTTGGAGGTTTTGACGATGTTGCTACTCCTGGTTGGATGTGGGGAATCGATTTAACTTTAGAAATTGGTTTAGACTTAGTATCTTGGTGGGGACAAATGGATTCATTTTCATTTAGTTACGCTTGGGCTGGTGATTTTAAGGCCATCGATCAAGCTTTATATGATCAGATACCAGAAAATGATGCCAGAAAAGAACAATTTAGGGATGCAGCTCATCCTGGTAGACCACTTTTACCTTTAAACAAATTTTATCATGAAGGTAGAGTTATAGGTGGGCAACGTAATATCGAAACAGATTATATATATATGCGTGTAGCTGAAATGTATCTTTTACATGCTGAAGCTTCAGCAAGAAACGGCGCTGAAGGTGATGCTAGAACTGCTTTAAAACAATTGTTAGATTTACGTATTCCAGATTCATCATATGTGGATGGCTTAAGTGGTCAAGCACTAATTGACGAGATTTATCTACAAACTCGTATTGAATTATGGGGTGAAGGTAAAAGTTATTTAGCAATGAAAAGAAATGAGGCTACTATAACGAGAGGTTCTAATCATTTATCAAATGTAGGTGTTCCTATTGATCATGATGATGAGCGATTAACTTTTGAAATTCCAGAATTAGAAATTCAAAATAATCCGTTTATAGACTCTCAAAATGAGTAA
- the rlmB gene encoding 23S rRNA (guanosine(2251)-2'-O)-methyltransferase RlmB — protein sequence MENQTQIFGIRAIIEAINAGETIDKVFLQKGLKGELFSELETLLRKNSINSSYVPVEKLNRLTRKNHQGAVAQISPIEFHEIETLVSNVLESGKTPLFLLLDQLSDVRNFGAIIRTAECTGVDGIIIQKKGGAPVNGDTIKTSAGAVFKVPICKVDHIKDAVFYMQASGIHVIAATEKTENTLYDVSFKEPCAIIMGSEGRGINPSTLKVVDAKAKLPILGEIESLNVSVACGAFLYEVVRQRIDD from the coding sequence ATGGAAAACCAAACACAAATATTCGGTATAAGAGCTATTATAGAAGCCATTAATGCAGGCGAAACAATCGACAAGGTATTTCTTCAAAAAGGCTTAAAAGGAGAGCTTTTTAGCGAATTGGAAACCCTTTTAAGAAAAAATTCTATCAACTCTTCTTATGTACCTGTTGAAAAACTTAACAGACTCACCAGAAAAAATCACCAAGGTGCCGTTGCTCAAATTTCACCAATTGAATTTCATGAGATAGAAACTTTGGTTTCAAATGTTCTAGAATCTGGTAAAACGCCTTTATTTTTACTGTTAGATCAATTAAGCGATGTTCGTAATTTTGGAGCTATTATTCGTACCGCAGAGTGTACTGGTGTTGATGGTATTATTATTCAAAAAAAAGGTGGTGCACCTGTAAATGGTGACACTATTAAAACAAGTGCCGGAGCTGTTTTTAAAGTACCTATTTGCAAAGTTGACCATATTAAAGATGCTGTTTTTTATATGCAGGCATCTGGCATCCATGTTATTGCCGCTACCGAGAAAACAGAGAATACCTTATATGATGTTTCTTTTAAAGAACCTTGTGCTATTATTATGGGGTCTGAAGGTAGAGGTATTAACCCGTCTACTCTAAAAGTTGTTGATGCAAAAGCTAAATTACCTATATTGGGAGAGATTGAATCTTTAAATGTTTCTGTTGCATGCGGTGCTTTTTTATATGAAGTAGTGAGACAGAGGATTGATGATTGA
- a CDS encoding rhomboid family intramembrane serine protease, with protein sequence MIQHDHFKFSTGVIIYPVFFVLTIWLVFWFEVRFGFNFSRYGVYPQTLKGLRGVVLSPFIHGDIQHIYHNTIPLFVLSMALFYFYRPIAWKVVLFGILFSGFFTWCIGRPSYHIGASGLIYVLVSFTFFKGVFAKHYRLIALSLLVIFLYGSMLWYVAPVKEGISWEGHLSGLVTGLLFALFFRREIAKPKKYVWEQENYNEEDDPFLKHFDEDGNFIEHIETEEEQTEINYIYKEKPKDSK encoded by the coding sequence ATGATACAGCATGACCATTTTAAGTTCTCAACAGGCGTTATTATATACCCAGTTTTTTTTGTGCTAACCATTTGGTTGGTATTTTGGTTTGAAGTGCGTTTTGGTTTTAATTTTAGTAGATATGGTGTATATCCTCAAACTTTAAAAGGGTTAAGAGGGGTTGTTTTAAGTCCTTTTATTCATGGAGATATACAGCACATTTATCATAATACAATTCCATTATTTGTGCTTTCCATGGCTTTGTTTTATTTCTATAGACCGATAGCTTGGAAAGTTGTATTATTTGGAATTTTATTTTCAGGATTTTTTACTTGGTGTATTGGAAGGCCATCCTATCATATTGGAGCCAGTGGACTTATTTATGTTTTAGTGAGTTTTACCTTTTTTAAGGGGGTATTTGCAAAACATTATAGGCTTATAGCGTTGTCTCTTTTAGTTATTTTCCTTTATGGAAGTATGTTATGGTATGTAGCTCCTGTAAAAGAAGGAATATCGTGGGAAGGACATTTGTCTGGTTTAGTTACAGGGTTGTTATTTGCACTTTTTTTCAGAAGAGAAATTGCAAAACCAAAAAAGTATGTTTGGGAACAAGAAAATTATAATGAAGAGGATGACCCTTTTTTAAAACATTTTGATGAAGATGGAAATTTTATAGAGCATATTGAAACAGAAGAGGAGCAAACAGAAATCAATTATATTTATAAAGAAAAACCGAAAGACAGCAAATAA
- a CDS encoding replication-associated recombination protein A, which translates to MNEPLAERLRPKTLNDYVSQNHLVGKQGSLTQHIKQGLIPSMIFWGPPGTGKTTLANIIASESGRPFYTLSAINSGVKDIRDVIDKAKQSGGLFTTKNPILFIDEIHRFSKSQQDSLLQAVEKGWITLIGATTENPSFEVISALLSRCQIYILNAFNKNDLETLLKRAIEKDEYISKKTIKLKETTALIRLSGGDARKLLNIFELIVNSYESNKITITDKSVLERIQSNTVHYDKTGEQHYDIISAFIKSIRGSDPNAAVYWLARMVEGGEDVKFIARRLLILASEDIGNANPTALVIANNTFQAVSTIGYPESRIILSQCATYLACSPKSNAAYKAIDKAQQLVKETGDLSVPLEIRNAPTKLMKELGYGDNYKYAHNYDLNFANQEFLPDEIKNTKLYEPGNNTRENAHKEFLKQRWKDKYGY; encoded by the coding sequence ATGAATGAACCTTTAGCCGAACGTTTAAGACCAAAAACACTGAATGACTATGTGAGTCAGAATCACTTGGTTGGTAAGCAGGGCAGCTTAACACAGCATATAAAGCAAGGTTTAATCCCTTCAATGATTTTCTGGGGTCCGCCAGGTACAGGAAAAACAACACTTGCTAATATTATTGCCTCGGAATCCGGTAGACCTTTTTATACACTAAGTGCTATAAATTCAGGCGTTAAAGATATTCGAGATGTTATTGATAAAGCAAAACAAAGCGGTGGATTATTTACTACAAAAAATCCTATTTTGTTTATTGACGAAATTCATAGGTTTAGTAAGTCTCAGCAAGATTCTTTGTTACAAGCAGTAGAAAAGGGTTGGATTACATTAATAGGTGCAACTACTGAAAATCCTAGTTTTGAAGTTATTTCGGCACTTCTATCTCGTTGTCAGATTTATATTTTAAATGCATTCAATAAAAACGATTTAGAGACGCTTTTAAAGCGTGCCATTGAAAAGGATGAATATATTTCTAAAAAAACGATTAAACTAAAAGAAACAACTGCACTCATAAGGCTTTCTGGCGGTGATGCCAGAAAACTACTTAATATTTTTGAGCTTATTGTAAATTCTTATGAATCTAATAAAATAACTATTACTGACAAATCCGTTTTGGAAAGAATTCAAAGTAATACCGTTCATTATGACAAAACCGGAGAACAGCATTACGATATTATTTCAGCTTTTATAAAATCGATACGAGGTAGCGATCCAAATGCCGCTGTATATTGGTTAGCTCGTATGGTAGAAGGCGGTGAAGATGTTAAATTTATAGCACGACGCTTACTCATTTTAGCTAGCGAGGATATTGGTAATGCAAACCCAACGGCTTTAGTAATAGCCAACAATACATTTCAGGCAGTTTCTACAATTGGCTATCCTGAATCTAGAATTATATTAAGTCAGTGCGCTACTTATTTAGCATGCTCACCTAAAAGCAATGCTGCCTATAAAGCTATTGATAAAGCACAGCAATTGGTTAAGGAGACTGGCGACTTGTCGGTGCCTTTAGAAATAAGAAATGCACCAACCAAATTAATGAAAGAATTGGGATATGGTGACAATTATAAATATGCACATAATTACGATCTCAACTTTGCCAATCAAGAATTCTTACCAGATGAAATTAAAAACACGAAACTTTACGAGCCAGGAAACAATACTCGTGAAAATGCTCATAAAGAATTTTTAAAACAGCGCTGGAAGGATAAATATGGGTATTAG
- a CDS encoding DUF5723 family protein, whose translation MRRIILFFIVISCSFSFSQNKQLLYGFSEIPQSLLLNPGGKIKNDWYFGIPLLSHIHVNVGITGSTVYDIFADDGIDFNTKLQNAVYSMKPKDFFSANQQLEIFSGGFSFGSSYEKNEYLSFGLYQELDFIAYFPKDLAVLALEGNQNNINRPFKANHMSVAAEAISVLHLGYNKKVNDHFTFGVRGKIYSSIANVRSTKNQGRFTTVLGQNNFYDHIFNLDLELRTSGLASLSDDESDSDSVVKDLKKRILFGGNLGLGFDVGFTRQLNEQWSWDASLLDIGFIRHTKDIENYKIEGDYVFEGVNPIFPDTGNGQTAEEYWNEIEDNFEDIFKLDTTAAKYTTWRPIKLNTSLNYAFGKKKHETCDCAIEDDSYQNSAGLQLFAMSRPKQPQLALTAYYYRRLFNGLQVKATYTIDSYSANNIGLGMSANLGGLNFYIMADNFLELKNIYSAQSVSLQLGFNYIFNKNED comes from the coding sequence ATGAGAAGAATAATTTTGTTTTTTATAGTCATTTCATGTAGTTTTTCCTTTTCACAAAACAAGCAATTACTTTACGGGTTTTCAGAAATACCACAATCTTTATTACTTAATCCAGGTGGGAAAATTAAAAATGATTGGTATTTTGGGATTCCATTATTATCACATATTCATGTTAATGTAGGGATAACAGGAAGTACTGTTTATGATATTTTTGCAGATGACGGTATCGATTTTAACACCAAGCTTCAAAATGCTGTTTATAGTATGAAGCCTAAGGATTTTTTTAGCGCAAATCAACAATTAGAAATTTTTTCAGGTGGATTTTCTTTTGGAAGCTCTTACGAAAAGAATGAATATCTAAGTTTTGGTTTATATCAAGAACTAGATTTTATAGCTTATTTTCCTAAAGATTTAGCAGTCTTGGCTTTAGAGGGCAATCAAAATAATATTAATAGACCATTTAAAGCTAATCATATGAGTGTTGCTGCTGAGGCTATTTCTGTGTTGCATCTTGGATATAATAAAAAGGTAAATGACCATTTTACTTTTGGGGTTAGAGGAAAAATATATTCGAGCATCGCAAACGTAAGATCTACGAAAAACCAAGGTCGTTTTACAACTGTACTTGGGCAAAACAATTTTTATGATCATATCTTTAATTTAGATTTAGAACTTAGAACTTCCGGATTGGCTAGTTTAAGTGATGATGAGTCTGATTCCGATTCTGTTGTTAAAGATTTAAAAAAGCGTATTTTGTTTGGTGGAAATCTGGGACTGGGGTTCGATGTTGGTTTTACACGTCAGTTAAATGAACAATGGAGCTGGGATGCTAGTCTATTGGATATAGGTTTTATTAGACATACAAAAGATATCGAAAATTACAAAATAGAAGGTGACTATGTGTTTGAAGGCGTAAACCCTATTTTTCCTGATACGGGAAATGGACAAACGGCTGAAGAGTATTGGAATGAAATTGAAGATAATTTTGAAGATATATTTAAACTAGATACTACAGCAGCTAAGTATACAACATGGCGGCCTATAAAGCTTAATACGTCATTAAATTACGCCTTTGGAAAGAAAAAACATGAAACATGTGATTGTGCAATAGAAGATGATAGTTATCAAAATAGTGCAGGTTTGCAATTATTTGCGATGAGTAGACCTAAGCAACCTCAATTGGCACTAACAGCGTATTATTACAGGCGTTTGTTTAATGGTTTACAGGTTAAAGCTACATATACTATAGACTCTTATTCTGCTAATAATATAGGTTTAGGAATGTCTGCTAATTTAGGAGGTCTAAATTTTTATATTATGGCAGACAATTTTTTAGAATTAAAAAATATATATAGTGCACAAAGTGTATCTTTACAATTAGGGTTTAACTATATATTTAATAAAAATGAAGACTAA
- a CDS encoding YjjG family noncanonical pyrimidine nucleotidase, whose translation MKIEGITDVFFDLDHTLWDFDKNSALAFNKILELNHIDIDVNDFLYHYVPINLKYWKLYREEKIEKKALRFGRLNDAFSAIGYQVEEVVINKLSDDYITHLTRFNYLFENTFEILDYLDLNYNLHIITNGFDEVQHKKLAQSNINKYFKTVTNSEMVGVKKPNPKIFNFALQSANSVNSQSVMIGDSYEADIIGAKNIGMEVVFFDIHNTVIDDDIKRIDNLIQLKKYL comes from the coding sequence ATGAAAATTGAAGGTATTACAGATGTGTTTTTTGATTTAGATCATACCCTATGGGATTTTGATAAAAACTCTGCATTAGCATTTAATAAGATATTAGAATTAAACCATATTGATATTGATGTAAATGACTTTTTATATCATTATGTGCCTATAAACTTAAAATACTGGAAACTATATCGAGAAGAGAAAATAGAAAAGAAGGCTTTACGTTTTGGAAGATTAAATGATGCTTTTTCTGCAATTGGTTATCAGGTTGAAGAAGTGGTGATTAACAAATTATCGGATGATTACATCACTCATTTAACAAGGTTTAATTATTTGTTTGAAAATACTTTTGAAATTCTGGATTATTTAGATCTCAATTATAATTTGCACATCATTACTAATGGATTCGATGAAGTGCAACATAAAAAACTAGCCCAGTCTAACATTAATAAATACTTTAAGACAGTCACTAATTCTGAGATGGTCGGCGTTAAAAAACCAAACCCTAAAATTTTTAATTTTGCTTTGCAATCAGCTAATTCTGTTAATAGCCAGAGTGTTATGATTGGCGATAGTTATGAGGCCGATATAATTGGAGCAAAAAATATCGGCATGGAAGTCGTTTTTTTTGATATTCATAATACAGTTATTGATGACGATATTAAACGAATCGACAATTTAATTCAGTTGAAGAAATATTTATAA